From a region of the Vibrio orientalis CIP 102891 = ATCC 33934 genome:
- a CDS encoding GMP reductase, producing the protein MRIEQELKLGFKDVLFRPKRSTLKSRSQVELTREFTFKHSGRQWSGVPVIAANMDSVASFEMAAALAEHGVMTAVHKHYTVEQWADFVKNADKKTLNNVFVSTGTSDAEFEKTKQIMALSEELIFICIDIANGYSEHLVEYVERVRAEFPNKVISAGNVVTGDMCEELILAGADIVKVGIGPGSVCTTRVKTGVGYPQLSAIIECGDAAHGLGGMIIGDGGCSCAGDVAKAFGGGADFVMLGGMLAGHEESGGEVVEQDGKQFMKFYGMSSQSAMAKHSGGVAKYRAAEGKTVLLPFRGTVHDTISDILGGVRSTCTYVGAAKLKELTKRTTFIRVQEQENNVFGKE; encoded by the coding sequence ATGCGTATCGAACAAGAACTTAAGTTAGGCTTTAAAGATGTACTATTCCGCCCGAAGCGTTCTACTCTTAAAAGTCGTTCTCAAGTTGAATTAACCCGCGAGTTTACATTCAAGCACAGCGGCCGTCAATGGTCTGGTGTACCTGTAATCGCTGCGAATATGGATTCGGTAGCAAGCTTTGAAATGGCAGCTGCACTAGCTGAACACGGCGTTATGACAGCAGTACACAAGCACTACACAGTAGAGCAGTGGGCTGACTTCGTTAAGAACGCAGACAAGAAGACACTAAACAATGTATTCGTTTCTACAGGTACGTCTGACGCTGAGTTCGAAAAGACTAAGCAAATCATGGCGCTATCTGAAGAGCTAATCTTCATCTGTATTGACATCGCGAACGGTTACTCAGAGCACCTAGTTGAGTATGTAGAGCGAGTTCGCGCAGAGTTCCCGAACAAAGTTATCTCTGCGGGTAACGTTGTAACTGGCGACATGTGTGAAGAGCTAATCCTAGCAGGTGCAGATATCGTTAAAGTTGGTATCGGCCCAGGCTCTGTATGTACAACACGTGTTAAAACTGGTGTTGGTTACCCACAACTTTCTGCAATCATCGAATGTGGTGACGCAGCACATGGCCTTGGCGGCATGATCATCGGTGATGGTGGCTGTTCATGTGCGGGTGACGTTGCTAAAGCATTCGGCGGCGGCGCTGACTTCGTAATGCTAGGCGGTATGCTAGCTGGCCACGAAGAGTCAGGCGGTGAAGTTGTTGAGCAAGACGGCAAGCAGTTCATGAAGTTCTACGGCATGTCTTCTCAGTCTGCTATGGCGAAGCACTCTGGTGGTGTCGCTAAGTACCGCGCAGCTGAAGGTAAAACTGTTCTTTTACCATTCCGCGGCACAGTGCACGATACAATTTCTGACATCCTTGGTGGTGTACGTTCTACATGTACATACGTAGGCGCAGCAAAGCTTAAAGAGCTAACTAAGCGTACGACTTTCATCCGCGTACAAGAGCAAGAGAACAACGTATTCGGTAAAGAGTAA